AGTCCGTAGCCGCAGGGGATGACTTTCATGCGGCTTAATGATCATGTCTGCTGAGTCACAGACCGGGTTACTGCAGACCGGTGGCGGCTTAAATAAGTCTGCTCTCCCGCCCCTCCCAAACAGAGACGGAACAGCAGCAAAGGATCAGTGAAAAGCGCTCaacagggaggggagggaagaaAAATCCATACCGGCAGGAAGCGGTATCCTCCCCGCCCCCACCCTAACTTACTGCAACACCCTACCTTTGTGCTCCCATCACGGCCGGGGCGTTATCTGATGGCGCCGTCCAACTCTCCGCCTTAAAAATCCCCTCAAAGTATCAGTTCCTGCTTTAAAACGCACCTTTACGCGGGTATCTAAAGGTCTAACGTCTGACTCTTTTTTGATAGTGTCATTTTTATGTTGGGAGAGTTTAAACGAGCTATTTTAACGGTTTAACAGTAATTTTCtatcacttttttaaatttgaaactgCGCCAGTAGTTTGGCCTCGTTCCACGTCACGTAACATAACGTTCGCAGACACGCGGGATCAAAACCAGAACAGCCAACCGTCGGTTCTTATAGTACTAATACGTATATACTATTTAGGTCATTTTTACAGGATAATACAGATTATTTGTAGCCTATTAActataaattatcaaaatatattaatCAGATGTTTAATCACGACGAATATGTATTTAATACAAAAACTGCGCTCTATTTCTTACAGTAACAGCTTGCTACCTTTTCCCCCTAAATATAGCTGCCTAAATGAgaatttttagatattttcACCATCCATACTCACCATTTTGGAattatttttctccttctcgCCGACGTTGAAGTATCGGATGCAGAAGGCGGACTGTGATGAGGAAATGGAGGCAGTCGTATTTATAGTCTGTGGATGGGGCGGGGCTTAAGCAGCAGTTTGAATCCCCTCTCGGCGGGAGCGAACGTTTCGCGGTGCTACCTTCAGGTCCAGCCCTGAATATTCCAGTATTTTTCGATGTGAGCTGTATCTGATGGACGCTGCGAACGAAATTTTGACTGATTTGTCTTATCTTAGAGGCAGAGATGATCCTAGGCTCAGTTTGTGCCACATTTGAGACTTTTATATTGACGATTACTTTCAAATCACATAAATTCTATGGCACATGATGGCAACCAGAAAGCTAAGAAGTCCAGCTGCTTATGTTTTGAACCAAGATAGAGGAGTCACTCCCTGCTGCTTTATTTATGGCAAAAACAGACTGCAGGCTACATTTTGCGGTAATTTCTTCCTAATAAAGAAATCTGAGTGCACTAACAGTCTTATTAGTGATAGCCGCAATTGAAAAGGACAATTTATGAGGAGTACTTGAATGCAGCATGACTCATGTAGGGAAGTACACTCACTGAAAGTATAATAAGATGTCCTCAAACGTCTTTCTGCTTTCTCTGCCTGTAACTACATTCATTGTATACTCATTCTTTTGGTTTCATTTATAATTCACGACTTAGTTAAACCTCATTATGAGGATATAACACATTTAACAGTgccaaaacacatcagtaaaaacGAGCAATAACACCTTTATGGGCTCTTCAGTTTTGCCATGTGGACTGCCATGTGGAGTGTATGTTGACTCTTCATGTGAAATTCTGTTCTGGTCAGTTAATATCGCAAAATTACACAGGATTATTTGGTAATAATTTTGTCATCAAGAACTTTACTTACATTTCAAATGATGAAAAGCTAAAACTATATATGAGTGACAAATGATAAGtctttgtttattcatgttACTTCCTACTCCTAACACCATCAAAGAACCTAGGTGAGGTTTGTTGTTATATAAGGCATTGCACATGACTGTGAGGAGGAATTAAATGTTCAGTGTCTACACCAACAGAAACATCTCAGTTTATTGGTCCAAGACAAAGACACATAGGCAAAGTGATATCTGGACACCAAATTCATCTTTTTAGTCTCTAAATAATTACAAAAGTTCTGCTGTGCAACATAATTTTGCAGATCATTCAGGACTtgacttaaaaataaatatctgtcaaatatagaataacactctaaaatgtacattttctaattagcatTTCTCAGCAACTCTGAAACTCTCTTCCTTGCCTTCTCTTGCTATACAATACAGCCTTACAGTGAGTGTACAATCTTAGAACAGAATCCTGTTGTTATACAGCATTGCACAGGAAGGAGACAAAGAACAGAAGGAATCGGAGTACCTACAGGGACAAAACATTCATTACCATTTTAACAGAACTTCCAATCAGaccacaatgaaaaataatcctTAATATGtcattaaatgtacttttacaCAATCTTGATGCCATAGGGCAATGGACATGAATGGCATAAAAGTTTCAGTATTCTTCAAATAAAGGGGTTTTTGGGTCATCCAGCAGTAACTAAAACTCCCTTTCCTGCAGCAGAATTGGGGTGGAACAGGTTATATCTTTGCCTATGGATGGGGTCGGACAACCAATGTATGACCTAGTTTGTTTGGAGCATACTCAGACCTAAAAAGAACCCAATTAGTGTTGGTTTTGTTTGGTCATTTCACACTTAATattcctccccctcttcctctccttcatcccCGATGCTGTCAGTTCCCACCTCTTCATAATCCTTCTCCAGTGCAGCCATGTCTTCTCTGGCCTCTGAGaactctccctcctccatcccCTCTCCTACGTACCAGTGGACGAATGCCCTCTTGGCGTACATCAGGTCAAACTTGTGGTCGAGTCGAGCCCAGGCCTCGGCTATGGCGGTGGTGTTGCTCAGCATGCACACAGCCCTCTGCACTTTGGCCAGGTCTCCTCCAGGAACCACAGTGGGAGGCTGATAGTTGATGCCCACTTTGAAGCCTGTGGGGCACCAGTCCACAAACTGGATGGTGCGCTTTGTTTTGATGGTGGCGATGGCAGAGTTGACGTCTTTTGGCACCACATCACCACGGAATAACAGGCAGCAGGCCATGTACTTACCATGGCGAGGATCGCATTTCACCATCTGATTGGCCGGCTCGAAGCAGGCGTTGGTTATCTCTGCTACTGACAGCTGCTCATGATAGGCCTTCTCTGCTGAAATAACTGGGGCGTAGGTGGCCAGAGGGAAGTGGATACGAGGGTAGGGCACCAAGTTGGTCTGGAACTCTGTCAGGTCCACATTCAAGGCTCCATCGAAGCGCAGGGAGGCGGTGATGGAGGAGACGATCTGTCCAATCAGCCTGTTGAGGTTGGTGTAGGTGGGACGCTCGATGTCCAGGTTCCTGCGGCAGATGTCGTAGATGGCCTCGTTGTCCACCATGAAGGCACAATCAGAGTGCTCCAGGGTGGTGTGGGTGGTCAGGATGGAGTTGTAGGGCTCCACCACGGCTGTAGACACCTGGGGGGCTGGATAGATGGCAAACTCCAGCTTGGACTTCTTGCCATAGTCTACAGAGAGACGCTCCATCAGCAGAGAGGTGAAGCCAGAGCCAGTTCCTCCTCCAAAGGAGTGGAAGATGAGGAAACCCTGAAGCCCTGTGCACTGGTCAGCCTACAGGGAAAAAATAAACCTTAACGCCATTACTGATTACAATCTTAACTTAAATATTAAACTATTGCTAAGGCAATCTCACCAGTTTACGAATCCTGTCAAGAACCAGGTCGATGATCTCCTTGCCGATGGTGTAATGACCTCGAGCGTAGTTGTTGGCTGCATCTTCCTTTCCGGTGATCAGCTGCTCAGGGTGGAAGAGCTGGCGGTAGGTTCCTGTGCGGACTTCATCTGTAATTGAAAAACATTGACAATACAATCAAAAGTTCACCTTTGGAGAACCAGTTCCTCTGGTTTTGTATCCTGAATGGTAAGGATTGAGGTAAGAAAACGTAACAAGAAAATATCACTATTTGTTATCAGTTCAACTTTCAAAAAAACCCTATGAACTTACCGATGACCGTTGGCTCCAAGTCCACAAAGACAGCTCTGGGAACATGTTTGCCAGCTCCAGTCTCACTGAAGAAGGTGTTGAAGGAGTCATCTCCACCTCCAATGGTCTTGTCGCTGGGCATCTGACCGTCTGGCTGGATACCATGCTCCAGGCAGTAGAgctcccagcatgcattgcCTATCTGAGCTCCAGCTTGGCCAACGTGGACAGAGATACATTCACGCTGCAAGAACAAGTGGTTCAGATGTTGAAAACTACTTGCAAACTACTATTCTACCCttctttaattaaagaaaacaataactACTACATGATTGGGTATCGGCCAGGTATAACCAACccacttaaaaaaacagtttatttttcattgtcattATAAATTAAGTGTTTCTGCTATCAGTTACATTTATTAAGTCATGGCAGGCCGACAACTCATGTTTAGGCACCACAGCAATTTCAGACCTCATGTTACTTTTCATAAAAATGTTCCCAATGTGTTCTATGTAATTAAGACATTGTGTTCAACCCAGCACTAAGGTGTATTTCCCAAAGAGAGGAGCTGCTACTTGATCCCTTAGACACCTAGTAACTGAGCTAATCTAGAGGGACTGCACCACtcagcatacagtatgttcaaaatTAGTTGctggaacatttttaaaaaagacatccATGAGTGTGTCCCACATTTGGGAAGTAGAAAAAAGATTGAAAATGTAAGGGTCATACTGTAAATCTATTACAGAATTATATGATAAGATCAtgtttgcagctttaaattcTAGCAGGTGCCCAGTTTGCTTTTTacatcacacagaaacagaagtgTTGTCACAAAAAGTCCCAAATACAAGTGctaaactttatttttgtcaaactgcCTCTTCAGCTATCATGACCAAACTCAGACAAATTAATATCACACAATATGTCCACATCTAGCTAATACATctatatttctgtgttttttttaattttttatctcCACATAACTCATGTATGGAGCTTAAACATAAGATAAAAGTGGTTCTCACCATGTTTTCGTCTCTTGAAGCAGTCCCTTGTTCACCTGAGATGAGTGGTTGGGGATGTTGTGTCAGGTACAAGTGCAGTAAGCTACTTTATAGCGCAGCATCACTAGGCAACAGACTGGCATGTTGTGGTAACTGGAGGAGCCGGAGAAGCAAACaccagaggaggaagaagagcataaaaaagaaaatcaactgGTATGCTCCCCTGCACAGATCTAAGGAATAACGGCTGTTGTTACACTCATGAGTAACCACCAACAATAACCTGACTAGTGGTGAAATATGACACATACCCCTCTCTTccaatttcatgtttttacactAAGGGCCTGTTAGCTTTTCTTGTGCAGAACAGTTTACAATAAGTGAACAGATAGGGCTTCATATTGTTTCAGAACACTTCAGCAAGTTGGTGATGGTAGACACATTTGTTTGCCTGATATTAGATCAAACTCATGATCCTCCATAAATAGGTTTTGTCTCCAAGGGAATTGCTTAGTTTAATTTCATAGAGCATTGTCCAAATTAAGAGTGGGCCCTGTTAACACTGCACATTTGCTAAGctcacagaggaaagaaaacgGATCCCTCCCCAGAGTGACCTGAATAGGCTTTTGTTACAGATCACTGTTGCATCACCACTTTGGTACAGATTCATTTGCTATGCAAAGATAGCCAGGCACCTAGGGAAAATATCAGAGCACACTTCTCTCAAAGACAGGTGACATTTGAGATCAACACAGCAGGTTACAGAGCACAGATGTGTGTGATGAATATTTCCACACAGTTTTATCACACTTGAAGGTTGTCTGCACTTtgcaaagacagagaaaagcagcttgGTGTTTGTATTGAGTTGGCTGGGTGCATGCAATACCTCAAGCTAGAGATTTACAAAGGATTATATATGGTGTGTTCATATGAGCAACTCCCAAGGAATTTCATCCACAAGAATGATTGTTTTTAGCAGACTTTCACCAGATACTGAAAAGGTATTTGTTGATCAAAATGCTCTAAAGAGCTCAATGATGCTGTTTCAGAGGCATTCCCTTCATGACAAgagtgaaatgttcatttttgattaaaaaactattgtgtttctatcaattcaTTGTATGAGTTCAGATAGTTGTTAAATGTTTCACCTCTGCATCTGAAGGTAACCCTAGAGACataatgaaaaactgtgtgcaacTGCCAAGTAAGGACTGCCAGAACATGCTCCCATTTAGTTTCCCTAGTTACTCTTTCCTCAGGTCTTGTTTGC
This DNA window, taken from Thunnus albacares chromosome 24, fThuAlb1.1, whole genome shotgun sequence, encodes the following:
- the LOC122976269 gene encoding tubulin alpha-1A chain-like isoform X2, translating into MRECISVHVGQAGAQIGNACWELYCLEHGIQPDGQMPSDKTIGGGDDSFNTFFSETGAGKHVPRAVFVDLEPTVIDEVRTGTYRQLFHPEQLITGKEDAANNYARGHYTIGKEIIDLVLDRIRKLADQCTGLQGFLIFHSFGGGTGSGFTSLLMERLSVDYGKKSKLEFAIYPAPQVSTAVVEPYNSILTTHTTLEHSDCAFMVDNEAIYDICRRNLDIERPTYTNLNRLIGQIVSSITASLRFDGALNVDLTEFQTNLVPYPRIHFPLATYAPVISAEKAYHEQLSVAEITNACFEPANQMVKCDPRHGKYMACCLLFRGDVVPKDVNSAIATIKTKRTIQFVDWCPTGFKVGINYQPPTVVPGGDLAKVQRAVCMLSNTTAIAEAWARLDHKFDLMYAKRAFVHWYVGEGMEEGEFSEAREDMAALEKDYEEVGTDSIGDEGEEEGEEY
- the LOC122976269 gene encoding tubulin alpha-1A chain-like isoform X1, with the protein product MTSISILPQRECLSVHVGQAGVQMGNACWELYCLEHGIQPDGQMPSDKTIGGGDDSFNTFFSETGAGKHVPRAVFVDLEPTVIDEVRTGTYRQLFHPEQLITGKEDAANNYARGHYTIGKEIIDLVLDRIRKLADQCTGLQGFLIFHSFGGGTGSGFTSLLMERLSVDYGKKSKLEFAIYPAPQVSTAVVEPYNSILTTHTTLEHSDCAFMVDNEAIYDICRRNLDIERPTYTNLNRLIGQIVSSITASLRFDGALNVDLTEFQTNLVPYPRIHFPLATYAPVISAEKAYHEQLSVAEITNACFEPANQMVKCDPRHGKYMACCLLFRGDVVPKDVNSAIATIKTKRTIQFVDWCPTGFKVGINYQPPTVVPGGDLAKVQRAVCMLSNTTAIAEAWARLDHKFDLMYAKRAFVHWYVGEGMEEGEFSEAREDMAALEKDYEEVGTDSIGDEGEEEGEEY